A genome region from Salvia splendens isolate huo1 chromosome 19, SspV2, whole genome shotgun sequence includes the following:
- the LOC121780198 gene encoding uncharacterized protein LOC121780198 isoform X1, giving the protein MVENKAEIPEKYDLNAKWDACVDLSVRRFVYSSFAGGFAGLLLFRSPVTRWASVAFGAGLGFGSAYSECAHKFDTSSRKLTPNVPETPLPEGEAKHKSKRRITSIVLR; this is encoded by the exons ATGGTGGAAAACAAAGCTGAGATTCCAGAGAAGTACGATTTGAATGCGAAATGGGATGCCTGTGTTGATTTAAGCGTGCGCCGCTTCGTCTACTCCTCTTTCGCCGGCGGTTTTGCCGGACTTCTTCTCTTCC GAAGTCCTGTAACGCGCTGGGCTTCAGTAGCGTTTGGTGCCGGGCTGGGGTTCGGCTCTGCATATTCAGAGTGTGCTCATAAGTTCGATACTTCGTCACGAAAATTGACTCCTAACGTTCCTGAGACTCCTCTGCCTGAG GGAGAAGCTAAACACAAGTCAAAGAGGAGAATAACCAGTATTGTTTTGAGGTAA
- the LOC121779880 gene encoding uncharacterized protein LOC121779880 yields MIAIISNPPPLISLLSRPNPHSSFASPLICRRLRFQIRASSLELPLLPFPIDQVLIPSEVKSLHLYEARYIALLEESLFQKNRSFVHFVLDPIGLGGTSTEASFAARYGCLVTVEKVEKLDIGALVLIRGVGRVKLLEFRKAQPYLTGEVTPMQDNVPLNMTEINFKVLKLKEVLHNLNRLEIKLKTPREASLQTQITNSLVWAEKEITLDYIRDFVPSVAERVSFAALQPVSGSNQSELAKLQKEKLVSMETSDTLQRLEKAAQLAEDNIRMLAAKLAIQSLDRQ; encoded by the exons ATGATAGCCATAATATCAAATCCGCCCCCATTAATCTCCCTTTTATCTAGACCTAATCCCCATTCCTCATTTGCTTCACCTCTCATTTGCCGCCGCCTCCGATTTCAGATCCGCGCTTCCTCTCTGGAGCTCCCGCTCCTTCCTTTCCCGATCGATCAg GTGCTCATTCCGTCTGAGGTTAAAAGCCTTCATCTATATGAAGCAAGGTATATAGCGCTGCTGGAAGAG TCTTTGTTTCAGAAGAACAGGTCGTTTGTGCACTTTGTGCTGGATCCAATAGGTCTTGGTGGTACGTCAACAGAGGCATCCTTTGCTGCTAGATATGGTTGTTTGGTCACAGTTGAGAAA GTCGAAAAATTAGATATCGGAGCATTGGTTCTGATAAGAGGTGTAGGTCGAGTAAAACTGTTGGAGTTCAGAAAG GCTCAACCGTACTTGACAGGTGAAGTTACACCGATGCAAGACAATGTTCCTCTCAACATGACAGAAATAAACTTTAAAGTTCTGAAGTTGAAGGAAGTTCTTCACAATTTGAATAGGTTAGAGATAAAATTGAAG ACACCAAGGGAAGCATCATTGCAAACTCAAATTACAAATTCTCTTGTTTGGGCTGAAAAGGAAATAACTTTGGATTACATCAGAGATTTTGTTCCATCCGTTGCTGAACGTGTTTCTTTTGCTGCGCTTCAACCTGTTTCAG GTTCGAATCAATCAGAACTGGCAaagttgcagaaagaaaaactGGTGTCAATGGAAACAAGTGATACACTCCAAAGACTAGAGAAAGCTGCCCAATTAGCCGAAGACAATATCAGAATGCTTGCTGCCAAGCTTGCCATTCAATCTCTAGATAGGCAGTGA
- the LOC121780197 gene encoding 60S ribosomal protein L6-like, giving the protein MAPKQKTRNPELIPGVRKVSRSQMYHKRGLWAIKAKNGGKFPVHAKQETLAAVEEKPPKFYPADDIKKPLSNKRTAKPTKLRASVTPGTVLIILTGRFKGKRVVFLKQLTSGLLLVTGPYKVNGVPLRRVNQTYVIGTSTKVDISGVDVSKFDDKYFGKKVEKKKKKGETEFFEADKQEKNTLPAEKKDDQKAVDALLLKALEAVPDLKAYLGARFSLKAGTKPHELVF; this is encoded by the exons atggcgccgaagCAGAAGACCCGCAATCCGGAGCTCATTCCCGGCGTCCGCAAGGTCTCCCGCTCCCAGATGTACCACAAGCGCGGTCTCTGGGCGATCAAGGCCAAAAACGGAGGCAAATTCCCCGTCCACGCCAAGCAGGAGACACTCGCCGCCGTCGAGGAGAAGCCGCCTAAGTTTTATCCCGCTGACGACATCAAAAAGCCTCTCTCCAACAAGCGCACGGCGAAGCCTACCAAGCTCAG AGCGAGTGTTACTCCGGGAACTGTGTTGATCATTTTGACCGGGAGGTTTAAGGGGAAGAGAGTTGTGTTTTTGAAGCAGCTCACTTCTGGATTGCTCCTTGTCACTG GTCCCTACAAGGTCAATGGAGTTCCCTTAAGACGTGTCAACCAGACTTACGTCATTGGAACCTCCACCAAGGTTGACATTTCAGGCGTGGATGTTTCCAAGTTTGATGACAAGTACTTTGGAAAGAAAGtcgagaagaaaaagaagaagggaGAGACCGAGTTCTTTGAGGCTGATAAGCAG GAGAAGAACACACTCCCAGCTGAGAAGAAGGATGACCAGAAGGCTGTTGATGCTCTGTTGTTAAAGGCTTTGGAAGCTGTCCCGGATCTGAAGGCTTATTTGGGAGCAAGGTTCTCGTTGAAGGCTGGCACGAAACCACATGAGTTGGTGTTTTAG
- the LOC121779991 gene encoding patellin-3-like: MAEETKKTAPEAACAAEEVAAVSDVPVAEKPAAVKKEVPPQPESEPEPEKKVADEGEKKEKEKDESAPAPAAEDEKIAESAPFKEESNKVDDLVDPEKKALDELKLLIQDALNKHEFTAPPPQPPAMAEEKKAETEAEEKPEEKKEEETKTEEKKEAEEIKIESCEAPPAETPAPPPAAEEPAVEKKPEEAKIESCEAAEEIKETIVHEVTAPTPPPCEEPATAPAAEEEAPPPLAPEEISIWGVPLLADERSDVILLKFLRARDFKVKEAFTMLKNVVAWRKEFKMESLLEEEESAVVEGLEKVVFLSGVDKEGHPVCYNAFGAFQDKDLYNKTFGDAEKRGKFLRWYILLLEKNIRKFDFSPDSICTIVQITDLKNLPGLILFKKDFRQATNEALQLLQDNYPEFVAKQVFINVPWWYVAYNRLISPFLTQRTKSKFEFAGPTKTTETLFKYIAPEQVPVQYGGLSKEGEAEFATADSATEDTIKPAGKHTVEIPVTEACTVVWEVRVVGWEVCYGAEFVPSVEGGYTWIVHKSRKIGPGDEQVVSGSFKIGETGKVVLTFDNQTSKKKKLLFRFKTKPSE; encoded by the exons ATGGCTGAGGAAACCAAGAAGACGGCTCCGGAGGCGGCGTGTGCGGCCGAGGAGGTGGCGGCGGTATCCGACGTGCCGGTGGCGGAGAAGCCCGCCGCCGTGAAGAAGGAGGTTCCCCCGCAGCCCGAgtccgagcccgagcccgaaaAGAAGGTGGCCGATGAAggagagaagaaggagaaggagaaagatgaatcCGCGCCGGCGCCGGCGGCGGAGGATGAGAAAATTGCTGAATCCGCCCCCTTTAAAGAGGAGAGCAACAAAGTCGACGATCTCGTCGATCCCGAGAAGAAAGCTCTCGATGAACTCAAGCTCCTAATTCAAGATGCCCTCAACAAGCACGAGTTCACCGCGCCGCCGCCTCAGCCGCCGGCCATGGCGGAGGAGAAGAAGGCAGAAACAGAAGCAGAAGAAAAAccagaagaaaagaaagaagaagagaccAAAACCGAAGAGAAAAAAGAAGCCGAAGAGATAAAAATCGAATCTTGCGAAGCCCCACCTGCTGAAACTCCGGCGCCGCCTCCTGCGGCGGAGGAGCCGGCGGTGGAGAAGAAGCCGGAAGAAGCAAAGATCGAATCTTGCGAGGCCGCGGAGGAGATTAAGGAAACCATAGTCCATGAAGTCACCGCTCCCACCCCACCCCCCTGCGAGGAGCCCGCCACCGCCCCCGCGGCGGAGGAAGAAGCTCCCCCGCCGCTGGCGCCGGAGGAGATCTCGATCTGGGGCGTCCCTCTCCTTGCCGACGAGAGGAGCGACGTGATCCTCCTCAAATTCTTGAGGGCTCGTGATTTCAAAGTGAAGGAGGCTTTCACCATGCTGAAAAACGTGGTAGCGTGGAGGAAAGAATTCAAGATGGAATCTTTACTCGAAGAGGAGGAATCCGCCGTTGTTGAAGGGCTTGAGAAAGTTGTGTTCTTGAGTGGTGTTGACAAAGAGGGCCACCCCGTTTGCTACAATGCTTTTGGGGCCTTTCAGGATAAGGATTTGTATAACAAAACCTTTGGTGATGCTGAGAAAAGGGGTAAATTCTTGAGGTGGTATATTCTGTTGTTGGAGAAGAATATCAGGAAATTTGATTTCAGCCCTGATAGCATCTGCACCATTGTTCAAATCACTGATCTTAAGAATCTGCCTGGTTTGATTCTCTTCAAGAAAGATTTTAGGCAGGCTACTAATGAGGCACTTCAGCTTCTCCAAGATAACTACCCTGAGTTTGTTGCCAAACAg GTGTTCATCAATGTTCCATGGTGGTATGTGGCTTACAATAGGTTGATCAGTCCATTCTTGACTCAAAGAACCAAGAGCAAGTTTGAGTTTGCTGGCCCTACTAAGACTACTGAGACCCTCTTCAA GTACATAGCACCTGAGCAAGTCCCAGTTCAATATGGTGGCCTAAGCAAGGAGGGTGAGGCAGAATTCGCCACTGCTGATTCTGCAACAGAGGACACCATCAAGCCAGCGGGCAAGCACACGGTTGAGATCCCGGTCACTGAG GCTTGCACAGTGGTGTGGGAGGTGAGGGTGGTGGGCTGGGAGGTCTGCTACGGGGCGGAGTTTGTGCCCTCGGTGGAGGGGGGATACACGTGGATCGTGCACAAGTCAAGGAAGATTGGGCCGGGGGACGAGCAGGTGGTCAGTGGCAGCTTCAAGATTGGTGAGACTGGCAAAGTTGTGCTTACATTTGACAACCAAAcatcaaagaagaagaagcttcTCTTCAGGTTCAAGACTAAGCCCTCTGAATGA
- the LOC121780198 gene encoding uncharacterized protein LOC121780198 isoform X2, with the protein MVENKAEIPEKYDLNAKWDACVDLSVRRFVYSSFAGGFAGLLLFRSPVTRWASVAFGAGLGFGSAYSECAHKFDTSSRKLTPNVPETPLPESIEE; encoded by the exons ATGGTGGAAAACAAAGCTGAGATTCCAGAGAAGTACGATTTGAATGCGAAATGGGATGCCTGTGTTGATTTAAGCGTGCGCCGCTTCGTCTACTCCTCTTTCGCCGGCGGTTTTGCCGGACTTCTTCTCTTCC GAAGTCCTGTAACGCGCTGGGCTTCAGTAGCGTTTGGTGCCGGGCTGGGGTTCGGCTCTGCATATTCAGAGTGTGCTCATAAGTTCGATACTTCGTCACGAAAATTGACTCCTAACGTTCCTGAGACTCCTCTGCCTGAG AGCATAGAAGAATAG
- the LOC121779720 gene encoding protein NRT1/ PTR FAMILY 5.10-like isoform X1 — protein MVIGVDNGGAIKTQLLANDDDDDDVVAGFADFKGRRAIRSKTGLWKSAYFIIGVEVAEKFAYNGISSNLITYLTGPLGQSTAYAAASVNAWTGTASLLPLLGAFVADSFLGRFRTIIISVLVYILSLGLLSLSASLHSDCKAEDNTFDCAPPPLELVAFYLSLYLAAVGEGGMRPCIQAFGADQFDGDDVNESKSKSSFFNWWYFAMSAGSFVAILILNYIQDNLSWELGFGIPCIVMLVVLLLYLLGSPTYRFRLHTHANNPFARIGRVFLNTAIPCRGCSDTDAEQPRTKFLDRAGCSEGDIRDAKALLGLLPIWFTSLGFAVVFSQGTTLFTKQGQTMDREIFSGLKIPAASLQSLSFFTVIFIMPVYDWVLVPAARSLTGRPAGISMLQRIGAGLFMSLLSMVVAALVETRRLDVAAKWGLVDEAGATLPMSVWWLAPQYVLFGLANVFVLVGLQEFFYDQVPSDLKSIGLALYLSILGIGDFLSSFLIALLESITTQGGHGSWFDNNMNRAHVDYFYWLLAGISAIVMLAYAFIAKSYVYRGRDLVCC, from the exons atggttATCGGAGTAGACAATGGAGGAGCCATTAAAACTCAGCTACTAGCCAACgatgacgacgacgacgacgtcGTGGCCGGCTTCGCGGATTTTAAAGGCCGTCGCGCCATCCGATCGAAAACCGGACTATGGAAGTCCGCTTATTTCATCATAG GTGTGGAAGTGGCGGAGAAATTTGCATATAACGGTATAAGTTCAAATCTCATCACCTATTTGACGGGGCCATTAGGACAGTCGACGGCGTATGCAGCTGCGAGTGTCAATGCGTGGACCGGCACGGCTTCACTTTTGCCGTTATTGGGTGCTTTCGTAGCCGACTCATTTTTAGGCCGATTCCGTACCATTATTATTTCGGTTTTGGTCTACATTTTG AGTTTGGGCTTATTGTCTTTGTCGGCTTCCCTCCACTCCGACTGCAAGGCCGAAGATAATACCTTCGATTGCGCTCCTCCTCCGCTCGAACTCGTCGCCTTCTATCTCTCTTTGTACCTAGCTGCAGTTGGGGAAGGGGGAATGAGGCCCTGCATACAGGCTTTCGGAGCTGACCAATTCGATGGAGACGACGTCAATGAGTCGAAATCGAAAAGTTCCTTCTTCAACTGGTGGTATTTTGCAATGTCGGCTGGCTCTTTCGTGGCCATCTTGATCTTGAACTACATTCAAGATAATCTTAGCTGGGAGCTCGGGTTTGGGATCCCCTGCATCGTGATGCTCGTCGTTCTCCTTTTATACTTGCTCGGCTCCCCGACCTACCGGTTCCGCCTACACACACATGCCAACAATCCGTTCGCAAGGATCGGTCGTGTTTTCTTGAACACGGCGATTCCTTGCCGCGGCTGCTCTGACACAGATGCAGAGCAACCAAGAACTAA GTTTTTGGACCGGGCCGGGTGCAGTGAAGGCGACATTAGAGATGCCAAGGCgctcctcggcctcctccccatCTGGTTCACGAGTCTGGGTTTTGCGGTCGTGTTCTCGCAAGGCACGACCTTGTTCACCAAACAGGGCCAGACGATGGACCGAGAGATCTTCAGCGGTCTCAAGATTCCAGCCGCCTCGCTGCAGTCTTTGTCATTTTTCACCGTAATTTTCATTATGCCAGTCTATGACTGGGTCCTGGTGCCGGCCGCTCGGTCCTTGACTGGGCGACCGGCAGGGATATCCATGCTCCAACGAATCGGGGCAGGCTTGTTCATGTCACTGCTCTCTATGGTGGTTGCCGCGCTTGTCGAGACAAGGCGTCTGGACGTTGCGGCCAAGTGGGGGTTGGTCGACGAGGCGGGGGCAACGCTCCCGATGAGCGTGTGGTGGTTGGCACCCCAGTACGTGCTATTTGGCTTGGCGAATGTGTTTGTGCTCGTTGGGCTTCAGGAATTCTTCTATGACCAAGTTCCTAGTGACTTGAAAAGTATAGGGCTTGCACTATACCTTAGTATTTTAGGAATAGGTGACTTTTTGAGTAGTTTTTTAATAGCTCTGCTCGAGTCGATCACGACTCAAGGGGGGCATGGTAGTTGGTTCGACAACAACATGAATCGAGCCCACGTGGATTATTTCTATTGGTTGCTAGCTGGTATTAGTGCTATTGTGATGTTAGCTTATGCTTTCATTGCAAAGTCCTACGTTTATAGGGGAAGAGATTTGGTATGTTGTTAA
- the LOC121779720 gene encoding protein NRT1/ PTR FAMILY 5.10-like isoform X2, with amino-acid sequence MVIGVDNGGAIKTQLLANDDDDDDVVAGFADFKGRRAIRSKTGLWKSAYFIIGVEVAEKFAYNGISSNLITYLTGPLGQSTAYAAASVNAWTGTASLLPLLGAFVADSFLGRFRTIIISVLVYILAEDNTFDCAPPPLELVAFYLSLYLAAVGEGGMRPCIQAFGADQFDGDDVNESKSKSSFFNWWYFAMSAGSFVAILILNYIQDNLSWELGFGIPCIVMLVVLLLYLLGSPTYRFRLHTHANNPFARIGRVFLNTAIPCRGCSDTDAEQPRTKFLDRAGCSEGDIRDAKALLGLLPIWFTSLGFAVVFSQGTTLFTKQGQTMDREIFSGLKIPAASLQSLSFFTVIFIMPVYDWVLVPAARSLTGRPAGISMLQRIGAGLFMSLLSMVVAALVETRRLDVAAKWGLVDEAGATLPMSVWWLAPQYVLFGLANVFVLVGLQEFFYDQVPSDLKSIGLALYLSILGIGDFLSSFLIALLESITTQGGHGSWFDNNMNRAHVDYFYWLLAGISAIVMLAYAFIAKSYVYRGRDLVCC; translated from the exons atggttATCGGAGTAGACAATGGAGGAGCCATTAAAACTCAGCTACTAGCCAACgatgacgacgacgacgacgtcGTGGCCGGCTTCGCGGATTTTAAAGGCCGTCGCGCCATCCGATCGAAAACCGGACTATGGAAGTCCGCTTATTTCATCATAG GTGTGGAAGTGGCGGAGAAATTTGCATATAACGGTATAAGTTCAAATCTCATCACCTATTTGACGGGGCCATTAGGACAGTCGACGGCGTATGCAGCTGCGAGTGTCAATGCGTGGACCGGCACGGCTTCACTTTTGCCGTTATTGGGTGCTTTCGTAGCCGACTCATTTTTAGGCCGATTCCGTACCATTATTATTTCGGTTTTGGTCTACATTTTG GCCGAAGATAATACCTTCGATTGCGCTCCTCCTCCGCTCGAACTCGTCGCCTTCTATCTCTCTTTGTACCTAGCTGCAGTTGGGGAAGGGGGAATGAGGCCCTGCATACAGGCTTTCGGAGCTGACCAATTCGATGGAGACGACGTCAATGAGTCGAAATCGAAAAGTTCCTTCTTCAACTGGTGGTATTTTGCAATGTCGGCTGGCTCTTTCGTGGCCATCTTGATCTTGAACTACATTCAAGATAATCTTAGCTGGGAGCTCGGGTTTGGGATCCCCTGCATCGTGATGCTCGTCGTTCTCCTTTTATACTTGCTCGGCTCCCCGACCTACCGGTTCCGCCTACACACACATGCCAACAATCCGTTCGCAAGGATCGGTCGTGTTTTCTTGAACACGGCGATTCCTTGCCGCGGCTGCTCTGACACAGATGCAGAGCAACCAAGAACTAA GTTTTTGGACCGGGCCGGGTGCAGTGAAGGCGACATTAGAGATGCCAAGGCgctcctcggcctcctccccatCTGGTTCACGAGTCTGGGTTTTGCGGTCGTGTTCTCGCAAGGCACGACCTTGTTCACCAAACAGGGCCAGACGATGGACCGAGAGATCTTCAGCGGTCTCAAGATTCCAGCCGCCTCGCTGCAGTCTTTGTCATTTTTCACCGTAATTTTCATTATGCCAGTCTATGACTGGGTCCTGGTGCCGGCCGCTCGGTCCTTGACTGGGCGACCGGCAGGGATATCCATGCTCCAACGAATCGGGGCAGGCTTGTTCATGTCACTGCTCTCTATGGTGGTTGCCGCGCTTGTCGAGACAAGGCGTCTGGACGTTGCGGCCAAGTGGGGGTTGGTCGACGAGGCGGGGGCAACGCTCCCGATGAGCGTGTGGTGGTTGGCACCCCAGTACGTGCTATTTGGCTTGGCGAATGTGTTTGTGCTCGTTGGGCTTCAGGAATTCTTCTATGACCAAGTTCCTAGTGACTTGAAAAGTATAGGGCTTGCACTATACCTTAGTATTTTAGGAATAGGTGACTTTTTGAGTAGTTTTTTAATAGCTCTGCTCGAGTCGATCACGACTCAAGGGGGGCATGGTAGTTGGTTCGACAACAACATGAATCGAGCCCACGTGGATTATTTCTATTGGTTGCTAGCTGGTATTAGTGCTATTGTGATGTTAGCTTATGCTTTCATTGCAAAGTCCTACGTTTATAGGGGAAGAGATTTGGTATGTTGTTAA